ATCATCAAGAAAACGACTGGCAACAAGCCATCGAAAGCCTGCTTAGGTTGCCACAAAGTGAACAGCAGGCGAGGCGTAAATCAATCGCGAATTATTATTGTGAACTTGCCGAGCAGTTTATCGAGTTGCGGAAATTTACTCCAGCTCTATTGGCTCTTGAGTCGGCCCATAAACAGGGTGCCGGGATCGGGCGAGTAGATTATCTATTTGGTGCGCTGTATTTTGCACAAGGCGATTATCCGGCCGCACTGGAGGCATGGCATCGTGTGCGCAAAGTGCATCCGGCCTTGGCGCATAGGGTGATCGGGAATCTGGTCGAAGGGTATCAAGCGATGGGTAACGCCGACGGTCTCGCCCTGTATTTACTGGAAGAGCGCAGTGTGCCGCGCGATAAATTATCCTTTGTGCTTTGGTCTGGCGCATTAAAGGATGTGCTGGGAGAGGCAAGCGCGATAACAACCGTGTGTGATCGTGTGACCGAATTCGGTTACAGTGCGCCAGTCAGTGCATACCTGTTGCAAATGCTGAAACAAGCGGGGCTTTCTTCGGTGCATAAAGATAGTTTGCTCACCAGTTTGTTGAATAGAGAAAAAAACCGTCAGATTGAGTATACTTGTAATGGGTGCGGTTTCGACACTAAAGCCATGTACTGGCATTGTCCAAACTGCGGGCAGTGGGAAAGCTTTCATTAGGTCGAGTGCCTTGGCTCAGTGCGTGCCGAACAAATGCTCGATCAATAACCTGTAATTATAATGAGACACAGTCAGTGACCACCGAGATTAAACACCTTGTATTCAAAGGAATTGAGAAAAAAGAACAGATTCTTTTTAAATCGTTCCTCAATCTGGCGAAGAATGAACTCACCTATCAAGTTGTCATACTGAAAGACGGTGATGACACCGAACCCGATATTGCCATCGTGGATGCCAGCTACCAGTTTGGTGATGCTGAAGATGAGGTTGCCGCCTTGCCATCGATTAAGGTAGGTAACAATGTCGAAGAAAGTGGCATCGGTTATCTTTCTCGACCTGTTCAATGGAGTGATTTTAAGACCGAGCTTACACGATTGGAGTTTGGTGCTAACGGCGAAGCTCAGCCTGATGCTGAGCGTGTGCTGCCAGATGAAATGCAGTTCGTCATTGCCGAGATGGACGAAAAAAGCGAGTCGGATGTGCCCGCGTCGGAGGAGGCTGATTTCTCCGATGCTGCCGAATATGACTACGAACTCGACAACATGAGCGTCGATTACCACAGTTTCACGAATAGTGAGTACATGAAGGTGGTCGACGACGTGCGAGGCTTTGCCGATGGCGACGAAGGCGTTGCGGAAGTCGAAACAGCCAAGAGCGTAGTGCTGACCACCGACGACGAGAGTGGCTCTGCTAGCAGTGTGTTGGTGATTGAGACGAATACGCTCGACGCTTGGGAAATGTCCGAGTCTGAACTCGACGAAGACCATACTGTCACTAACCTTATTCTTACCGATGAAGAAGAGGAGATCGAAGATGCTCCGGATAAACAAGCTGAGCAAGCGCTGACTGAGCGTTTGCTAACTGGCACACCGGTCAATCCAGGGGATGATTTTTGGGAATACGATTTAGAAATTTATTCTGAACGTGAAAGCCTGTTGTTTATTAAGCCTGGTCGCGACATGGTCTATTCACACAAAGAGCCCGCTAAATGGGCTAAAGCGTTGAGTGTCGAGCAAGTTACTAAGATTCCGATCGGCAGTGACTGGCACCCAACCGAAGGACTGAAAGCCTACCCAACCAGTCGACTCATTTTTGCTCATACCCTTGCGACGCACACCAAATCACTAGCGCGCGGACTGGATGAGACCAGTGAGTACATACTCGAGCGATGGCCCCAGTTTGATTTGCTGGAATTAGACAATGTGTTGCTCAAGTTGTGCACCTTGTTGTTTGTTAATCCAGAGAGTGCTTATAGTTTGATGCAGAAATCGGGCTACAGTCGCCACGTGGTTTTTGGTTTGATGAACGCATGTCATAAACTCGGTATCCTGCGTCGCCCTGAAGACGTTAAGATTGAAGCGTTTTCGGAAGCGAGTAATGAAGACGGCATGTTCGGAAAAATTAAGGATGTGTTTCGTTAATCTTCCATAGTCTATTTGATACGCATACGAGGTTGGTTTGTTGAAAATTGCGGTAGCCGGTGCCACCGGCCGGATGGGGCGTGCCATTGTTCAGGCCCTGCAGGCTTCTAATGATGAAAAACTGGTTTTGACTGCAGCCATCCATCGCCCGGACAGCAGTTTGCTGAACGCGGATGTTGGCGAAGTGGCCGGCGTAGGCAAAGTTGATGTGCCCATCGTGTCCCGTATTGAGCGGGCCGAGTTTGATGTGCTGATTGATTTCAGCCCCATTGAGCCTTGTTTGCGTAATTTGCGTTACTGTGTCGCGAATCAGAAGTCCGCTGTTATTGGCACTACCGGATTTGAGCGTGCTCAGGAAGCTGAAATACATGCGGCAGGTACTACGATTCCGTTGGTGTTTGCCGCCAATATGAGCGTTGGTATGACGCTCTGTTTTCATTTAGTCCAGCAAATGGCACCAATTCTGGCAGCCGATTCCGATATCGAAATTATTGAAACGCATCACCGGCATAAGGTGGACTCGCCTTCCGGCACGGCTATGCGGCTTGGTGAGTTGATAGCGCAGTCTTTAGGGCGCGACTTGGATGCGTGTGCCGTGTATGGGCGACAAGGGATTTCCGAACCGCGAGATCGGGACACCATCGGCTTTGCGACCGTGCGTGCAGGAGACGTGGTTGGCGATCATACGGTACTGTTCGCCAGTGAGGGTGAGCGGATCGAATTGACACACAAGGCCTCTTCGCGGATGACCTTTGCCAAAGGTGCGGTGCGAGCGGCGGGCTGGCTCGGTGGGCAGGCGCCCGGCTTGTACGATATGCACGATGTGCTGGGATTGCGAGACTTAACCTGAATGCGTGATGCAGGAAACTAATTACATTTTTAGCGTCTAATCACATTGCAAGCCGCTCATTGCTTCGGCTAAAATACCGCGCGATGAAAAGGCCACCACAAAAGCCGAAAAAGTAACCCAAAAAGGGAGAAGCCACCAATAGGGCTTCTCCCTTTTTTTAAGCAAATTTTGAGTTACATATGTAATTCAACATGACCAGGGCACCCAATGAAACACAGCGCATTATTGGCATTAGCAGATGGAACTTTGTTTTGGGGGCAGTCGATTGGCGCCACCGGGCAAACTGTCGGTGAGGTTGTTTTCAATACCGCAATGACCGGCTACCAGGAAATTCTGACTGACCCTTCCTATTCCAAACAATTGGTCACATTGACCTATCCACACATTGGCAACACCGGCACGAATGGCGAAGACATCGAGTCCGACTCAGTCAGTGCAGCAGGACTTATCATTCGTGATCTGCCGCGCATGGCCAATAATTGGCGAAACTCGCAAAACCTAGACGAGTATCTGGCAGAAAATAATTTGGTTGCTATCGCTGACATTGATACGCGTCAGTTAACGCGAATGCTGCGTGAGAAAGGTGCTCAGAATGGGTGTATTGTGGCGGGCGACGATATTGACCCTGAACAGGCGATCGCGGCGGCGCAAGGTTTCCCAGGCTTGAAGGGGATGGACCTAGCTAAAGAAGTCACCACCGATGAAGCGTACGAATGGTCGCAATCGGTGTGGTCACTGACGCAAGGTTATCAACAGCAGGCGAAGTCTGACTATAAAGTTGTTGCCTATGATTTTGGGGTCAAGCATAACATCCTGCGCATTCTGGTTGACTTAGGTTGCGATGTCACCGTTGTGCCAGCGCAGACCCCTGCGGCAGAAGTGTTGGCAATGCACCCGGACGGTGTGTTTTTGTCCAACGGCCCCGGTGACCCGGAACCATGTGATTATGCCATCGACGCGACTCAAGCCATTATTGAAGCCGGTAAACCAATTTTTGGAATCTGTCTAGGTCATCAGATTCTGGCGCTGGCATCGGGGGCACAGACCGAGAAAATGAAGTTTGGTCATCATGGCGCTAACCACCCGGTCCAGGACCTGGCCAGTAAAAAGGTCATGATTACCAGTCAAAATCATGGTTTTGCGGTAGCGGAAAACAGCCTGCCAGACACACTCACAGTGACACATAGGTCGTTGTTTGATAACACTATTCAAGGTATTCGTAGAACCGATGTGCCTGCGTTTTCGTTTCAAGGTCATCCCGAAGCGAGTCCCGGACCGCGCGATGTCGCCCCTTTGTTTGAACAATTTATCCAGATGATGCAGGCACAAAAGGCCAGCGTAGCCGAGGAGAACTAAGCATGCCCAAACGCAGTGATATTCAAACCGTACTGATTATTGGTGCCGGCCCGATTATTATCGGTCAGGCATGTGAATTTGATTATTCCGGTGTGCAGGCGTGTAAAGCGCTAAAAGAGGAAGGCTTTCGTGTGGTGCTGGTCAATTCGAATCCCGCCACCATTATGACTGACCCCGGTTTCGCTGATGCGACCTATATTGAACCGATTAGCTGGCAAGCGGTAGAAAAGATTATCGAGGCTGAGAAGCCCGATGTGTTGCTGCCAACGATGGGGGGGCAAACCGCGCTGAACTGTGCGCTGGATCTGGAGCGCGAAGGCGTACTGGCCAAGCATGGCGTCGAGATGATTGGGGCAACCAAAGAAGCCATCGACAAAGCCGAAGACCGTGAGAAGTTTAAATCGGCGATGACGAAGATCGGCCTGGAGACAGTGCGGGGCGATATTGCACACAGTATGGATCAGGCCTTTGAAATTCTTGAAGACTTAGGTCTGCCGGTCATTATTCGTCCGTCGTTCACCATGGGAGGCACCGGCGGTGGTATTGCGTATAACAAAGCAGAGTTCGTTGAAATCTGTCAGCGCGGCTTGGATGCGTCACCAACCAATGAATTATTGATCGAAGAGTGCATCTTTGGCTGGAAAGAGTATGAGATGGAAGTGGTGCGTGACCGTGAGGACAACTGCATCATTATCTGTTCCATTGAGAACTTCGATGCCATGGGTGTACACACCGGTGACTCCATCACGGTCGCGCCGGCGCAGACCTTGACAGATAAAGAATACCAGATCATGCGCGATGCCAGTTTGGCGGTACTGCGCGAGATTGGTGTCGACACCGGTGGTTCCAACGTGCAGTTCGCGGTCGACCCCAAAACCGGTCGCATGATCATTATTGAAATGAATCCTCGTGTATCACGTTCGTCGGCACTGGCTTCCAAAGCGACTGGTTTCCCAATCGCTAAAGTGGCCGCAAAGCTGGCGGTTGGCTATACGCTGGATGAACTACGCAACGAAATCACTGGCGGGTTAACACCGGCATCGTTTGAGCCAAGCATTGATTACGTGGTAACCAAAATTCCACGCTTTGATTTTGTCAAGTTTCCGCAAGCTGACGACACCCTGACCACGCAGATGAAGTCGGTTGGTGAGGCAATGGCGATTGGTCGAACTTTCCAAGAATCACTGCAAAAAGCCATGCGTAGTCTGGAAATTGGAAGTCATGGTTTTGAGCCGCAGCTCGGCGACCTCGAGGGCACCATGCGTGAGACACGCTTAAGTCAGGCGCTGCGTGTGCCAAAGGCTGAGCGCTTATGGTACATCGGTGATGCGTTCCGTGAAGGCATGAGCGTTCAAGCGGTGCACGAAGCCACTGGCATTGAACCATGGTTTTTGGCGGAAATTGCTGATTTAATGCAAACTGAGACTGACGTCGCTGAGGCAACGCTGGCTGAACTGACCAAGGAGCAAGTATTCTCTTGGAAGCGCAAAGGATTTTCCGATGTCCGCTTAAGTCAGTTGCTGGCTTGTAGCGAGGATGATTTCCGCGCGCAGCGACACGCTTTATCTGTTCGACCAGTTTATAAGCGGGTCGATTCCTGCGCAGCCGAGTTTGCCACGGCAACGGCCTATATGTATTCAAGTTACGAGCAGGAGTGTGAGGCTGAACCCGTAACCACGGATAAAATTATGGTGTTGGGGGGCGGTCCAAACCGAATTGGCCAGGGGATTGAGTTTGACTATTGTTGTGTGCACGCGGCCATGGCGTTACGTGACAACGGCTATCAAACCATCATGGTTAACTGCAACCCGGAGACCGTATCCACTGATTACGACACCTCAGATCGGTTGTATTTCGAGCCCCTAACGTTGGAAGACGTGCTCGAGATCGTACACAAAGAGAATCCTACGGGTGTTATTGTGCAGTACGGCGGACAGACGCCATTAAAACTGGCACGTCCACTGGAAGCGCAAGGCACACCGATCATCGGTACGTCTCCAACAGCGATTCACGATGCGGAAGACCGAGAACAATTTCAAGCCTTGCTTAATCGATTGAACCTAAAGCAGCCACCTAATCGTATTGCTTCGAGCGAAGAAGATGCGCTCGAGATGGCCGAAGAAGTTGGTTACCCCTTGGTCGTGCGCCCCTCTTATGTATTAGGCGGTCGTGCCATGGAGATTGTGCACGATACGGCAGCGTTGAAAAACTATATGGCGTCAGCGATTCAAGTGTCCAATGAGTCGCCAGTATTGTTGGATCGGTTCCTCAATGATGCGATC
The sequence above is a segment of the Arenicella chitinivorans genome. Coding sequences within it:
- the dapB gene encoding 4-hydroxy-tetrahydrodipicolinate reductase, translated to MLKIAVAGATGRMGRAIVQALQASNDEKLVLTAAIHRPDSSLLNADVGEVAGVGKVDVPIVSRIERAEFDVLIDFSPIEPCLRNLRYCVANQKSAVIGTTGFERAQEAEIHAAGTTIPLVFAANMSVGMTLCFHLVQQMAPILAADSDIEIIETHHRHKVDSPSGTAMRLGELIAQSLGRDLDACAVYGRQGISEPRDRDTIGFATVRAGDVVGDHTVLFASEGERIELTHKASSRMTFAKGAVRAAGWLGGQAPGLYDMHDVLGLRDLT
- the carA gene encoding glutamine-hydrolyzing carbamoyl-phosphate synthase small subunit, translating into MKHSALLALADGTLFWGQSIGATGQTVGEVVFNTAMTGYQEILTDPSYSKQLVTLTYPHIGNTGTNGEDIESDSVSAAGLIIRDLPRMANNWRNSQNLDEYLAENNLVAIADIDTRQLTRMLREKGAQNGCIVAGDDIDPEQAIAAAQGFPGLKGMDLAKEVTTDEAYEWSQSVWSLTQGYQQQAKSDYKVVAYDFGVKHNILRILVDLGCDVTVVPAQTPAAEVLAMHPDGVFLSNGPGDPEPCDYAIDATQAIIEAGKPIFGICLGHQILALASGAQTEKMKFGHHGANHPVQDLASKKVMITSQNHGFAVAENSLPDTLTVTHRSLFDNTIQGIRRTDVPAFSFQGHPEASPGPRDVAPLFEQFIQMMQAQKASVAEEN
- the carB gene encoding carbamoyl-phosphate synthase large subunit, translated to MPKRSDIQTVLIIGAGPIIIGQACEFDYSGVQACKALKEEGFRVVLVNSNPATIMTDPGFADATYIEPISWQAVEKIIEAEKPDVLLPTMGGQTALNCALDLEREGVLAKHGVEMIGATKEAIDKAEDREKFKSAMTKIGLETVRGDIAHSMDQAFEILEDLGLPVIIRPSFTMGGTGGGIAYNKAEFVEICQRGLDASPTNELLIEECIFGWKEYEMEVVRDREDNCIIICSIENFDAMGVHTGDSITVAPAQTLTDKEYQIMRDASLAVLREIGVDTGGSNVQFAVDPKTGRMIIIEMNPRVSRSSALASKATGFPIAKVAAKLAVGYTLDELRNEITGGLTPASFEPSIDYVVTKIPRFDFVKFPQADDTLTTQMKSVGEAMAIGRTFQESLQKAMRSLEIGSHGFEPQLGDLEGTMRETRLSQALRVPKAERLWYIGDAFREGMSVQAVHEATGIEPWFLAEIADLMQTETDVAEATLAELTKEQVFSWKRKGFSDVRLSQLLACSEDDFRAQRHALSVRPVYKRVDSCAAEFATATAYMYSSYEQECEAEPVTTDKIMVLGGGPNRIGQGIEFDYCCVHAAMALRDNGYQTIMVNCNPETVSTDYDTSDRLYFEPLTLEDVLEIVHKENPTGVIVQYGGQTPLKLARPLEAQGTPIIGTSPTAIHDAEDREQFQALLNRLNLKQPPNRIASSEEDALEMAEEVGYPLVVRPSYVLGGRAMEIVHDTAALKNYMASAIQVSNESPVLLDRFLNDAIEVDVDAICDGEQVVIGGIMEHIEQAGVHSGDSACSLPPFSLTEAIKADLREQTAKMALALNVVGLMNVQFAIKGEDIFVLEVNPRASRTVPFVSKATSRPLAKVAALCMAGKSLAEQGIQGEIIPEYYSVKEAVFPFVKFPGVDTLLGPEMKSTGEVMGVGRSFGEAYDKAQQGTGSNIPHTGTVLFSVRNSDKKIATELASYLSGAGFDIVATRGTAQVFRDAGIETKVVNKVKEGRPHIVDMIIDGQANLVINTTSSNDTVKDSYTIRREALMHKVTYFTNISSARAMVAAHKAHSEMSVSKLQDLHKLIKHN